The following are encoded in a window of Zymoseptoria tritici IPO323 chromosome 4, whole genome shotgun sequence genomic DNA:
- the CPC2401 gene encoding condensin subunit SMC2 (SMC2 subunit of the condensin complex, which reorganizes chromosomes during cell division; coiled-coil protein of the SMC family involved in chromosome condensation and segregation) — translation MRVQELVIDGFKSYAVRTVITGWDSTFNAITGLNGSGKSNILDAICFCLGIGRFELLRASGGASDLIYKRGQAGITKASVTLVFDNSDKPKSPIGFEDYGSISVTRQIVLGGTSKYLINGHRAQQQTVQNLFQSVQLNINNPNFLIMQGKITKVLNMKSAEILGMVEEAAGTRMFEDRREKALRTMNKKQAKVDELEALLKEEIEPKLDKLRSEKRAFLEFQSTQSDLERLTKLVVAYDYIKSKQKMEQSAHDLAAKKEHAAKLEENAEKLQREIGVLEEDAKKVRAARDKELRKGGKFAELEAAVKTFSEDLVRLDTKLEIANSSVKEEQERLKKAQESVKDFEKQLAQKTETHQKLQTRFEEANKELEEQKAEFNKKEELLQTLQTGISSNAGSDGGYAGQLTAARDNASKAGTEIEQSKLKISHLESRIKEDEPRAKKAEKENAGLLKDLELLRSQAARLQKELEKLGFQPGKEEEQQAEKAQLEKRIRVLQSEAEGLRRQVAGLDFSYSDPTPDFDRSRVKGLVAQLFSLPESSTGASTALEICAGGRLYNVVVDSAKTSSLLIDNGKLRRRVTIVPLDKIDSYRAPADRVNNAQQLAPGKVHLALSLIGYEHEVEKAMEFVFGSTLVCADASTAKKVTFDPSVRLKSVTVEGDVYDPSGTLSGGSAAQGNGVLLKLQKLHAITEELDREQAKLHTLEQAMAKDAQKTSNARKYKQELDLKSHEIQLAEGQIASNSSSSIIASVNEMKETIGALKDLIQASKARQTEAEQEVKRVEKDMKDFSSNKGAKLDQLQGDLDKLKKSLAKAQGAIKPLQQEVRDATIDAEQTGSDLTTAQEELHDAEVTLKAQQEEFQGHQADQRDVKNKHDEAEATLNDERKKLSSFDDEIADLDKASKRKAQQISDEKLESQKLGHSIDNFAKVQQVAQQAVSHLEKDYDWILEEQTSFGKQGTPYDFHNHNMAEAKTNLKSVTERFQGMKKKINPAVMATIDSVEKKETALKQMMRTVIKDKKKIEDTIVSLDEYKKEALFKTWEKVNTDFGNIFNDLLPGNTAKLDPPEGKTISEGLEVKVCLGKVWKSSLTELSGGQRSLIALSLILSLLQYSPAPMYILDEVDAALDLSHTQNIGRLIRTRFKGSQFIVVSLKDGMFGNANRIFRTRFMDGTSVVQSLTPADVK, via the exons ATGAGGGTACAGGAACTGGTCATTGACGGCTTCAAGTCGTATGCTGTGCGGACAGTAATCACAGGCTGGGACTCTACTTTCAATGCGATCACGGGTCTGAACGGTTCCGGCAAATCGAACATTCTCGATGCGATATGCTTCTGCCTTGGAATTGGACGTTTTGAACTGCTGCGAGCAAGTGGAGGCGCCAGCGATCTCATCTACAAGCGTGGCCAGGCCGGAATCACAAAAGCATCCGTGACACTCGTCTTCGACAACAGCGACAAGCCAAAGTCACCCATCGGATTCGAGGACTATGGCAGCATCAGCGTTACCCGGCAGATCGTCCTGGGAGGCACGAGCAAATACCTCATCAATGGACACCGCGCACAACAACAAACCGTGCAGAATCTCTTCCAGAGCGTACAGCTGAACATCAACAACCCCAATTTCTTGATCATGCAGGGAAAGATCACCAAGGTCCTCAACATGAAGAGCGCGGAGATTCTGGGAATGGTAGAAGAGGCGGCTGGAACGCGCATGTTCGAGGACAGAAGGGAGAAGGCACTGAGAACAATGAACAAGAAGCAGGCGAAAGTGGACGAGCTGGAAGCGCTGCTCAAGGAAGAGATTGAGCCGAAGTTGGACAAGCTGAGAAGCGAGAAGCGGGCATTCTTGGAATTCCAAAGCACACAGAGTGATCTTGAGCGATTGACGAAGCTCGTGGTGGCATACGACTACATTAAGTCAAAGCAAAAGATGGAGCAGAGCGCACATGACCTCGCCGCGAAGAAAGAGCACGCGGCAAAACTGGAGGAGAATGCTGAAAAGCTACAACGAGAAATTGGCGtgctcgaggaggatgcgaaGAAGGTCCGGGCAGCACGCGACAAGGAATTGAGGAAAGGCGGCAAATTTGCAGAGCTGGAGGCTGCGGTCAAGACGTTCTCCGAGGACCTCGTTCGACTTGACACGAAGCTTGAGATTGCGAACTCGTCTGTCAaagaggagcaggagcggCTGAAGAAGGCTCAGGAGTCTGTTaaggatttcgagaagcAATTGGCACAAAAGACTGAGACACACCAGAAGCTGCAGACACGCTTCGAAGAGGCCAACAAGGAGCTGGAAGAACAAAAGGCAGAGTTCaataagaaggaagagcttCTGCAGACACTCCAAACCGGTATCTCTTCGAATGCAGGATCAGATGGTGGTTATGCTGGTCAGCTTACAGCAGCACGCGACAATGCGAGCAAGGCTGGCACTGAAATTGAGCAGTCAAAGCTCAAGATCTCTCATCTAGAGTCGCGAATCAAAGAAGACGAGCCTCGAGCTAAGAAGGCTGAGAAGGAGAATGCTGGTCTGCTGAAAGATCTTGAGTTATTACGAAGTCAGGCGGCGAGGCTGCAGAAAGAGCTGGAAAAGCTCGGTTTCCAACCCGgcaaggaagaggagcaGCAAGCAGAAAAGGCACAGCTTGAGAAGAGAATCCGCGTACTACAAAGTGAAGCCGAAGGACTGCGAAGACAAGTTGCTGGTCTTGACTTCTCATATTCCGACCCAACACCAGACTTCGACCGGAGTCGCGTCAAGGGACTGGTCGCCCAACTCTTCAGTCTCCCAGAATCGTCAACAGGAGCCAGCACTGCCCTGGAGATCTGCGCCGGTGGGCGACTTTATAACGTCGTCGTGGACAGCGCGAAAACATCATCACTGCTTATCGATAATGGCAAACTGCGACGACGAGTGACGATCGTGCCTCTGGATAAGATCGACTCATACCGTGCCCCAGCAGATCGCGTCAACAATGCACAACAGCTGGCGCCAGGCAAAGTACACCTCGCACTCAGCCTCATTGGCTACGAGCACGAAGTCGAGAAAGCCATGGAGTTCGTCTTCGGCAGCACATTGGTTTGCGCTGATGCATCAACAGCGAAGAAGGTCACGTTTGACCCATCGGTCAGGTTAAAGAGCGTCACAGTCGAGGGCGATGTGTACGATCCGAGTGGGACACTCTCTGGTGGCTCTGCAGCACAAGGCAATGGCGTGCTTCTCAAGCTACAAAAGCTACACGCAATCACCGAGGAGCTTGACCGCGAGCAAGCCAAACTCCACACCCTTGAGCAGGCCATGGCCAAGGATGCGCAGAAAACGAGCAACGCGCGGAAGTACAAGCAGGAGCTTGATTTGAAGAGTCATGAGATCCAGCTCGCCGAAGGACAGATCGCAAGCAACTCCTCGAGCAGCATTATTGCTTCTGTCAACGAGATGAAGGAGACCATCGGCGCACTGAAGGACCTTATTCAGGCGTCCAAAGCTCGACAGACAGAAGCCGAGCAAGAGGTAAAGCGCGTCGAAAAGGACATGAAGGACTTCTCCTCAAACAAAGGCGCCAAGCTGGACCAACTCCAAGGCGACCTCGACAAGCTCAAGAAGAGTCTGGCAAAGGCGCAGGGAGCCATTAAGCCTCTACAGCAGGAAGTCAGAGACGCGACGATTGATGCCGAACAGACCGGCAGTGATCTCACCACCGCCCAGGAGGAGCTTCACGATGCGGAAGTCACACTGAAAGCACAACAAGAAGAGTTCCAAGGTCACCAAGCAGATCAACGAGACGTCAAGAACAAGCACGACGAAGCGGAGGCAACGCTCAATGACGAACGCAAGAAGCTCAGCAGTTTCGACGATGAGATTGCAGACCTCGACAAAGCCTCCAAACGCAAAGCCCAGCAAATCTCGGACGAGAAGCTGGAGTCTCAAAAGCTCGGCCACTCAATCGACAACTTCGCCAAAGTCCAACAAGTCGCTCAACAAGCCGTCTCTCACCTCGAGAAGGACTACGACTGGATCCTTGAAGAACAGACCTCGTTCGGCAAGCAAGGCACCCCCTACGACTTCCACAACCACAACATGGCCGAAGCAAAGACCAACCTCAAGTCCGTTACCGAGCGCTTCCAGGGCATGAAGAAAAAGATCAATCCAGCAGTCATGGCGACGATCGACAGCGTGGAGAAGAAAGAAACGGCACTCAAACAAATGATGCGAACGGTTatcaaggacaagaagaagatcgaagACACGATCGTCAGTCTGGACGAGTACAAGAAAGAAGCGCTCTTTAAGACGTGGGAGAAAGTCAACACTGACTTTGGAAATATCTTCAATGATCTTTTACCCGGCAATACAGCAAAACTCGACCCGCCGGAGGGTAAGACGATTAGTGAAGGCTTGGAAGTTAAGGTCTGTTTGGGGAAAGTGTGGAAGAGCAGTTTGACGGAACTGAGTGGTGGACAACG ATCCCTCATCGCActctccctcatcctctctctcctgcAATACTCCCCCGCTCCGATGTACATCCTGGACGAAGTCGACGCTGCGCTGGATCTCTCACACACGCAGAATATTGGCCGCCTGATCCGGACGAGGTTCAAGGGAAGTCAATTCATTGTTGTGAGTTTGAAGGATGGCATGTTTGGGAATGCGAATCGAATTTTTAGGACGAG GTTCATGGATGGTACGAGTGTGGTTCAGTCGTTGACGCCGGCGGATGTGAAGTGA
- the TYR gene encoding uncharacterized protein (Common central domain of tyrosinase. Copper monooxygenase. Binds two copper ions via two sets of three conserved histidines. This family is related to pfam00372. Melanin biosynthesis from tyrosine. Defense response. Related to human TRP1 and TRP2 (melanogenic enzymes), and plant PPO (polyphenol oxidases). ...), with translation MRFFTSLAALSLAFSSTFAAPVEQNEHTLETRQSGIVLTTGAQGNILVRKEIRQLKDQNLDQWTLFILAMKSWYTQSQSSSTSFFGMANIHGVPMGNYNGVGQCSNCNGATGYGVHDSILFPPWHRVYLAHFEQELIKVAKNVANSYPASGNNGWTRSRMVTAANNLRLPYWDWAAKVPSGRPAMPLMFTDTTVTVWDATGQKTYENPLYTFRINDPSGTLYTPFVNWRQTYRWPNNNSNNPSSQTGKMASAFANARQGYADQVYSLFTQCDDYLHWSNDQAGSSSTRCSTSIEAVHNNVHNIVGGPPGSVSGGHMTYLPLGAMDPTFFLHHANVDRYFAMWQRTHPNQWLGNQAAPSTSWTISRGYNVNGGTPLTPFFYDGYGNFWKSDQVRDWTVLKYTYPEFANSDGSAASINRYINNLYGPNAGAVAGSSKRQILSGVQAIVNKTSTAIEGTAKDIMSGNPLKAANGTTYQYVANIQAPRNSLGGSYTVYLFNGQPSSAASDYPLDSKLVGSMAVTSVSPNSPGGGMGDNGVIVSSSVPLTRTLQSQVSSSGLASLAEALVGPFLTKSLVVKIIGPTGNAIDPKSLDGFSCEVAGSTAQLPSDPSVLPVFSEFVKLISIV, from the exons ATGCGCTTCTTCACTTCCCTTGCCGCTCTTTCGCTCGCTTTCTCTTCTACCTTCGCCGCCCCTGTCGAACAAAATGAGCACACTCTGGAGACGCGACAGTCCGGCATTGTCCTCACCACCGGTGCTCAGGGCAACATCCTCGTCCGCAAAGAGATCCGACAGTTGAAGGACCAGAATCTTGATCAATGGACACTTTTCATCCTGGCCATGAAATCATGGTACACGCAATCACAATCGAGCTCCACGTCCTTCTTCGGAATGGCAAATATTCACGGTGTGCCGATGGGTAACTACAACGGTGTCGGGCAGTGCAGCAACTGTAATGGTGCGACGGGATACGGTGTCCACGACTCCATCCTCTTTCCACCGTGGCACCGCGTCTACCTCGCCCATTTTGAGCAAGAGTTGATCAAGGTCGCCAAAAATGTTGCCAACTCCTACCCGGCATCTGGAAACAACGGTTGGACACGAAGCAGAATGGTTACTGCTGCTAACAATCTGCGATTGCCATACTGGGACTGGGCTGCCAAAGTACCAAGCGGACGCCCGGCCATGCCACTCATGTTCACCGACACAACCGTCACGGTCTGGGACGCAACCGGACAGAAGACATATGAGAACCCTCTCTACACTTTCAGGATCAACGATCCCAGCGGAACGTTGTACACTCCATTCGTCAACTGGAGGCAGACGTACCGCTGgcccaacaacaacagcaacaacccATCCAGCCAGACCGGCAAGATGGCCTCCGCCTTTGCGAATGCGCGTCAAGGATACGCCGATCAGGTGTACAGCTTGTTCACTCAGTGCGACGATTACCTTCACTGGTCCAACGACCAAGCCGGCAGCTCTTCCACCAGGTGTTCTACCTCGATTGAGGCTGTTCACAACAACGTCCACAACATCGTTGGTGGCCCACCTGGCTCCGTCTCCGGTGGCCACATGACCTACCTGCCTCTCGGCGCAATGGACCCAACTTTCTTCCTTCACC ATGCCAACGTCGATCGCTACTTCGCCATGTGGCAGCGAACTCACCCTAACCAATGGCTGGGCAACCAGGCCGCGCCATCCACCTCGTGGACAATCTCTAGAGGTTACAATGTGAACGGCGGAACACCTCTCACTCCTTTCTTCTACGACGGCTACGGAAACTTCTGGAAGTCCGACCAGGTCCGTGACTGGACCGTGTTGAAGTACACCTACCCAGAGTTCGCCAACAGCGATGGCTCTGCCGCCTCCATCAACAGGTACATTAACAATCTCTACGGACCCAACGCTGGCGCCGTCGCCGGTTCCTCCAAGCGACAAATTCTCAGCGGTGTGCAAGCCATTGTCAACAAGACTTCAACTGCTATCGAGGGCACCGCCAAGGACATCATGTCCGGCAACCCGCTCAAGGCCGCCAATGGCACCACATACCAATACGTCGCGAACATCCAGGCTCCTCGCAACTCGCTCGGCGGCTCTTACACAGTCTACCTTTTCAACGGCCAGCCGTCCTCTGCCGCCAGTGACTACCCTCTCGACTCCAAGCTCGTCGGCTCCATGGCCGTGACCTCCGTCAGCCCCAACTCGCCAGGCGGCGGCATGGGCGACAACGGCGTGATCGTCTCCAGCTCCGTGCCATTGACTCGCACTCTGCAGAGCCAAGTCAGCAGCTCTGGCCTTGCCTCGCTCGCCGAGGCGCTGGTCGGTCCCTTCCTCACCAAGAGCTTGGTCGTCAAGATCATTGGACCTACGGGCAATGCCATCGACCCTAAGTCATTGGACGGTTTCTCCTGCGAGGTTGCCGGTTCCACCGCGCAACTGCCCAGCGATCCTTCCGTGCTTCCGGTCTTCTCGGAATTCGTCAAATTGATCAGCATCGTTTAA